TGGTCTATAAGTGCCTCATCAATCACCTCGGCCAGCTTCTTAGGTATGTTGGGATTCCTCTTCAGTATGGGTACCGGTTTGCTCTGAAGCACTATGTACCATGGGTCTTTGCCTTTTGGGAAATCTCTGGGAAAACGCCCGGTAAGCATGTAATAAAATGTGGCTGCCATAGCCCAGACATCTGCCTCCGGTTTTGAGTACTTGAAATTTATCACCTGCTGTCTGGACATAAAAACAGGGGTGCCGGCAGATGCTCCGGTGCGGGTGTAACCGCTTAAACCTGCAGCATCAAATGCTTTACCCAATCCAAAATCTGCTATTTTTGTTAATCTTGTTCCAGAGGCTTCTGTTAAGAATATGTTAGTAGGTTTTATATCTCTGTGAATTAATCCCTTTAGTGTTACAATAGAGGCGTCAGCCAGTTTGACGTTAGGAATTTCAAGTGTATGGGCATAGTGCAGCCCGTCAAGAGATTGCAGTATCATATTGGTGGCCTCCTCGACACTTAGCCGTCCACCCTGTGCCATCATTATTTTATCTATACTGCCCCCCTCGCAGTACTCAAGGGTGAAGTAAAAGGTGCCGCGTGAGTTACCGTAGTCAAGCAGTTGCACGACGTTTGGGTGTTTTAAGTGTTTGGTGTTTTCCACCTCCCGAAGAAACATCTCCTTGGAGCGCTCATTGACGGCAACCTCTGAGAGCATCACCTTTAGAGCAACATCTCTGCCGGTCTCTATATGTTTGGCAAGATAGACGGCGCCCATGCCGCCCTTTCCGATTTCTTTTAATATTTTATATCCGTGGATTTCAAGTGTATCTTTGTCTTTTTCCTCTGCCGGCACAAGGGATTTCACTACCTGCATGGGATCGTCACGGCAGACGGTGCAAAGCCCTGAGGACTGTTCAACACTGTCTTTACTGAGGGTTTTTCCACAGCCGGTGCATTTGGCCAATGGGGTAACAGTATCCTTTTGAGTTTTATTTTCAGTGCAGGTCTTACAGATATAACTACCGTCCTTGGTTTTGTACTCAGCAATATTATCAAAGGGTAAATCAGACCCGCATACTGAACATGTTGGGGATTCATACGTTTTGACTTTAAAAACAGTCGAACCGAGTTTAATTTCATCCCCTTTTTTCAGATCGTATTCGGGAAACTCCAGCTGAGATATTTCGTTAATGTCCTGAGTTTTCTGGCGTTGGCCAATCTTCATGCCATTGACATAGGTGCCGTTTAAGCTGCCGAAGTCTTTGATTCTTATGCCGGGTGGGTTTATATCCAAAAGACAGTGGTGGCGGGAAATTGTGCGGTGTTCATCATCATCGGGAAGGCGGGGGCTGCAGTCAACACCCCTGCCAATTATGCAGGTGGTACGCTCCAAAAATTTATATTTTTTACCTTTGAGCTTACCCTCCGTAACCTCAAGGACGACTTTTGCCGGCAAAACGCCCTCCGTATGATTATTAATTAATAAAATTGCTGACGCTAACCCGGTTAATTAACCCCTGCTGCCGTTTTTTAATTGTGCGCTTCTCCATGAATACCCCTTCAGCAGTCAGCGGTTGCCAGAGATAGCGCTTTCATTTCACCACGTCAGACTATAGCAAAGTCACACTGTTTATGTCAATATTGGCAGGTTGCAGTGTTTCAACAAAAAAATAGTTTAATGTTTATTTATCACTTAAATTCCCTTATCATAATTCCTTTTTTGACAGCTTTGTGGTAATATAATGCAGGTGTACGGGATAAAATATGAAAAAAATCAAAAGTTTTTTTATGTTGAGTAAAATACCAGTAATTGTGTAAATTAACAGACTATGAATATATTTACTATAAATCCTGATGACACAGTTTTACTGATTGTGGATATACAGGAAAAGTTAGTGGCTGCTGTTGAAGACAAAGAGGCACTGACAGCTAACACCTTAAACCTTGTTGAGACGGCAAAACTCCACAGTATGCCAATAGTAGTAACCGAACAGTACCCTAAAGGCATAGGTTCCACCATAAAAGAGCTGAAGGATGCCCTCAAGGGAATTGAAATCTGTGAAAAGATGACATTTAGCGCCTGCGGCATAAAGAATTTCTGCGAGGAAAAGCTTCACAAAAAACCAAAGGTGCTGCTATGTGGAATAGAGACACATGTTTGTGTTCTTCAGACCGCTTTGGATTTATTGGCTAAGGGGTATGTAGTTCATGTGGTGAGTGATTGTGTTTCATCAAGGCGGGGGTACAATAAAGAGGTGGGGTTGCGATTTATGTACGATGCCGGAGCTGTGATAACGACGGCTGAGACGGCAATTTTTCAAATACTAAAACAGGCTGGGACTGACAACTTTAAAGCCATATCAAAGAGGATAAAATAGGATGGGTAATGGAGTAGCGGTGGATTTTTCAAAAGACGTGGATGGACTTAAGAGCCGGGTGTTTTACGATATTTTAAATATCGTGGGGCGTGTGTTTGTAATTGTGAAGTATGCTCAGGATGTGATAATAGGGGACAGGGGGTTTCTGGAAACAGAAAAGCACAACGGACTGGTGCTTGTGTTTAACCAGAGAATGGATTTTACATGGGGCCCTGATGGACTGATTGAGGCGGTGTTACAGTTTGACGGCAAACCAGAGGCCTGCAGCATCCCCTCAGAGCATATACTTGCCATATACTCACCCGAGGTTCAGGTGCAGTTTGTCTCCATGTACCAGAGGGAGGATATAAACACTCCCAAAGAAAACGTTACAACTGGCACTGATGAAACACAGCAGCAGGCTGCTTTCGATAACGTACTTCGGGTGGATTTCACAAAGAAAAAGAAAAAGTAGCCCGTGTCTGCCGTTAAGTCTTACGATTGTATAGTTACAGGGGGTGGGCATGCCGGAACTGAGGCCGCCCTTGCCGCAGCAAAGATGGGGCTTTCCACATGTCTTTTCACTATGAATCTTGACACAATAGGGCAGCTTTCCTGTAATCCTGCAATCGGAGGACTTGCTAAGGGCCATATTGTAAGAGAGATTGATGCCCTCGGAGGCGTGATGGCACAGGCTGCCGATTTTGCCGGTATTCAGTTTCGATTGCTTAACCGCTCTAAAGGGCCTGCCGTATGGTCTTTGCGGGCTCAGGCTGACAGGGTGCTCTACAGAGTTTATATAAAACGGGTGCTTGAGGAAACAAAGAATCTTGACATCAAACAAGGCACCGTTACCTCTCTCACTTTTGATAAGTCGAGAAACCGGATAACCGGCGTTGTTACCTCTCTCGGCACTGTGTACCATAGCAAGGCTGTTATAGTAACAACTGGTACATTCCTAAACGGATTAATTCACATTGGGCTTCAGAGTTTTTCAGCAGGAAGAGCGTGGGAGTTTCCATCAGTGGGGCTCTCTGAGTCATTAAGTGAGCTGGGCCTTAAAATAGGCAGGCTTAAAACCGGCACCCCTCCCAGATTAGACGCTAAAACCATAGATTTCAATAAAGCCGAGCCTCAGTGGGGAGACAATCCTCCGGTGCCGTTTTCCTTTTCGACAAAGGCAATACTGAATCCTCAACTGCCCTGCTATATTACCTACACTAACGAAAAAACCCACGGGAT
This Nitrospirota bacterium DNA region includes the following protein-coding sequences:
- a CDS encoding protein kinase, yielding MPAKVVLEVTEGKLKGKKYKFLERTTCIIGRGVDCSPRLPDDDEHRTISRHHCLLDINPPGIRIKDFGSLNGTYVNGMKIGQRQKTQDINEISQLEFPEYDLKKGDEIKLGSTVFKVKTYESPTCSVCGSDLPFDNIAEYKTKDGSYICKTCTENKTQKDTVTPLAKCTGCGKTLSKDSVEQSSGLCTVCRDDPMQVVKSLVPAEEKDKDTLEIHGYKILKEIGKGGMGAVYLAKHIETGRDVALKVMLSEVAVNERSKEMFLREVENTKHLKHPNVVQLLDYGNSRGTFYFTLEYCEGGSIDKIMMAQGGRLSVEEATNMILQSLDGLHYAHTLEIPNVKLADASIVTLKGLIHRDIKPTNIFLTEASGTRLTKIADFGLGKAFDAAGLSGYTRTGASAGTPVFMSRQQVINFKYSKPEADVWAMAATFYYMLTGRFPRDFPKGKDPWYIVLQSKPVPILKRNPNIPKKLAEVIDEALIDQPEIKIKTALDFKRALEGAL
- a CDS encoding isochorismatase family protein, whose amino-acid sequence is MNIFTINPDDTVLLIVDIQEKLVAAVEDKEALTANTLNLVETAKLHSMPIVVTEQYPKGIGSTIKELKDALKGIEICEKMTFSACGIKNFCEEKLHKKPKVLLCGIETHVCVLQTALDLLAKGYVVHVVSDCVSSRRGYNKEVGLRFMYDAGAVITTAETAIFQILKQAGTDNFKAISKRIK